The following proteins are encoded in a genomic region of Thermococcus pacificus:
- a CDS encoding chloride channel protein, producing MARRKHYLRKWAEVLVFSFMAGLIGGLGAVAFRFLISLTHEFFFGKVLSLVTLQAGSFNLGYILIPATGALIVGFIVLRYPEIKGNGIPEVIEAVVFRNGNIPGSFAVAKIVATSITIGSGGSVGREGPIGFIGASLTSIFARWFGLSREMKKLLVTCGLAAGIAGTFNTPLAGAMFALEVVYMGAFSINLVPIFLSAITGNAVTLALLNKAFEVEIPANLGHTLVELPFFFIFGIILGLLAAFYARFLYGVSDRFSASKIPEWAKPFLGGLGVGLISFLFPGYGVFGIGYDGMKLAFYGKLGIGLLLTLGLAKMLATALTIGSGQSGGVFAPSLYIGTMFGAAFGEAINLLLPSLQADPSVYALAGMAAFFSGMTQAPLTQILMVTELTRSYAVLPAVMTSATMGFLTARFFLGGESIYTLKLLRKGYHIKTGKPVILETISVGEIMTENPVYVTEDMTLFDVEHLIGETGHDCFPVVNERMEVIGVIGVKDILKKSSSMKRMRVKRFLKRAYGITYPTETAQDALEKLMAYDQNLLPVVESPQSRRLVGVVTKRDIYRAYYRGLEGMYID from the coding sequence ATGGCCCGGAGGAAACACTACCTCAGGAAATGGGCGGAGGTTCTGGTGTTCTCGTTCATGGCAGGCCTAATCGGCGGGCTTGGAGCGGTAGCTTTCAGGTTCCTTATCTCCCTCACCCATGAGTTCTTCTTTGGTAAGGTTCTGTCCCTCGTGACCCTCCAGGCCGGAAGCTTTAACCTCGGCTACATCCTTATCCCTGCAACTGGAGCCCTCATCGTTGGCTTTATAGTCCTGCGGTATCCCGAAATCAAGGGCAACGGCATTCCAGAGGTGATAGAGGCCGTTGTCTTCAGGAATGGGAACATCCCCGGGAGCTTCGCGGTAGCCAAAATAGTGGCGACCTCGATAACGATAGGCTCCGGCGGGAGCGTGGGCAGGGAGGGGCCGATAGGGTTCATCGGAGCTTCCTTAACGTCCATCTTCGCCAGGTGGTTCGGCCTATCAAGGGAGATGAAGAAGCTCCTCGTTACCTGCGGTTTGGCCGCTGGAATAGCGGGAACCTTCAACACACCACTCGCCGGAGCGATGTTCGCCCTGGAAGTTGTCTACATGGGAGCGTTTTCAATAAACCTCGTTCCGATATTTCTCTCGGCGATAACGGGCAACGCCGTAACGCTCGCCCTTCTCAATAAGGCGTTCGAGGTGGAGATACCGGCCAACCTTGGCCACACTCTTGTTGAGCTTCCCTTCTTCTTTATCTTCGGGATAATCCTCGGCCTCCTCGCCGCTTTCTACGCCCGCTTCCTCTACGGTGTCTCCGACAGGTTCTCGGCTTCGAAGATTCCGGAATGGGCAAAGCCCTTCCTCGGTGGACTGGGAGTTGGCCTCATAAGCTTCCTCTTTCCGGGCTACGGAGTATTTGGAATTGGCTACGATGGGATGAAGCTCGCTTTCTACGGGAAGCTGGGAATAGGTCTTCTCCTCACGCTTGGGCTTGCCAAGATGCTGGCAACGGCCTTAACGATAGGCTCCGGCCAGAGTGGTGGCGTCTTTGCTCCCAGTCTTTACATAGGGACGATGTTCGGAGCGGCTTTCGGGGAAGCCATCAACCTTCTTCTCCCCTCCCTGCAGGCCGACCCGTCAGTTTACGCCCTGGCTGGAATGGCCGCCTTCTTCAGCGGTATGACGCAGGCGCCACTGACGCAGATACTCATGGTTACAGAGCTCACGAGGAGCTACGCGGTTCTGCCAGCGGTCATGACCTCTGCAACGATGGGTTTCCTGACGGCTAGGTTCTTCCTGGGCGGCGAGTCAATCTACACCCTCAAACTGCTCAGAAAGGGCTACCACATAAAGACCGGGAAGCCGGTCATCCTTGAGACAATCTCAGTCGGCGAGATAATGACCGAAAACCCGGTGTACGTTACAGAGGACATGACGCTCTTCGATGTTGAGCACCTGATAGGCGAGACCGGTCACGACTGCTTCCCAGTGGTGAACGAGAGGATGGAAGTCATTGGAGTTATCGGCGTCAAGGACATCCTCAAAAAGTCCAGCTCGATGAAGAGGATGAGGGTGAAACGCTTCCTCAAAAGGGCCTACGGAATCACTTATCCAACCGAGACGGCTCAGGATGCCCTCGAAAAGCTTATGGCCTATGACCAGAACCTCTTGCCTGTCGTGGAGAGCCCTCAGAGCAGAAGGCTCGTTGGCGTAGTCACCAAAAGGGACATATACCGCGCCTACTACCGCGGGCTTGAGGGAATGTATATCGATTGA
- a CDS encoding CBS domain-containing protein, protein MDVEAALEKFHSMKLAEIIPPTTMMPIVTADSDLLSVLKVLRARHHVWVVKDRESMELVGVIRYLDVIDILLPPESHRFKLGMTSKSLKSLLGGAAKAEDVADRHPLTIEEDATVLDALNKMRRYKAQVLAVVEGEKLVGEVSLRILIDEFLRLLRVGGAQWRE, encoded by the coding sequence ATGGACGTTGAGGCAGCACTTGAAAAGTTTCACTCTATGAAATTGGCCGAGATAATACCCCCAACGACTATGATGCCCATCGTCACTGCAGATTCTGACCTTCTAAGCGTTCTAAAAGTCCTAAGAGCCAGGCACCACGTGTGGGTCGTCAAGGACAGGGAGAGCATGGAACTGGTCGGAGTTATAAGGTATCTTGACGTAATCGACATACTCCTCCCCCCCGAATCCCACAGGTTCAAGCTTGGGATGACGAGCAAAAGCTTGAAATCCCTCCTCGGAGGGGCCGCCAAGGCTGAGGACGTCGCCGACAGGCACCCGCTCACGATAGAAGAAGACGCCACAGTGCTTGATGCCCTCAACAAAATGAGAAGGTATAAGGCCCAGGTTCTGGCGGTTGTTGAGGGAGAAAAGCTGGTCGGTGAAGTGAGCCTGAGGATACTGATAGACGAGTTCTTAAGGCTCTTGAGGGTGGGTGGTGCCCAATGGAGGGAGTAG
- the speB gene encoding agmatinase has translation MDFLYTYETLKLEFPLVEPESADFIIVGVPFDGTTSFKAGARFGPTLIRHATLNLESYILDYDIDIAELPIADIGDVAVVAGDPRKTADRVRETIEEIKRANPSALPILLGGEHSQTLGAVEALKPKSYVVFDAHLDLRDSYEDNPHNHACVARRISELGVKEAMFGIRSGTKEEVEFAEKNGIRWVHARDYSFDAFVDLVSSLPDPVYLSVDIDAFDLSMVPSTGTPEAGGLAFWDVVEAIEWLAEKKRIAGFDIMEVAGEGLGDPTALTAAKLLFYFIGAVAKFGR, from the coding sequence GTGGACTTCCTTTATACTTACGAGACGCTTAAGCTTGAGTTCCCCCTGGTCGAGCCGGAAAGTGCTGATTTCATAATCGTGGGCGTTCCTTTTGACGGTACCACCAGCTTCAAGGCTGGAGCCCGCTTTGGCCCGACTCTCATCAGGCACGCGACGCTGAACCTCGAGAGCTACATCCTCGACTACGACATCGATATAGCTGAGCTTCCGATAGCGGACATAGGTGACGTTGCAGTTGTTGCAGGTGATCCCAGGAAAACCGCTGATAGGGTGCGCGAGACGATTGAAGAGATAAAGAGGGCCAATCCAAGTGCCCTTCCCATCCTTCTTGGCGGTGAACATTCACAGACCCTCGGTGCCGTTGAAGCGTTAAAACCGAAGAGCTACGTCGTCTTCGACGCTCACCTCGACCTCCGCGACAGCTACGAGGACAACCCCCACAACCACGCCTGCGTTGCCAGGAGGATAAGCGAGCTCGGCGTTAAAGAGGCGATGTTCGGAATAAGAAGTGGGACGAAGGAGGAGGTGGAGTTCGCCGAAAAGAACGGAATACGGTGGGTTCACGCGAGGGACTACAGCTTTGATGCCTTCGTTGACCTGGTCTCTTCCCTCCCGGACCCGGTTTACCTCTCCGTTGACATAGACGCCTTTGACCTCTCGATGGTTCCCTCAACCGGAACGCCCGAGGCCGGTGGCCTGGCTTTCTGGGATGTCGTTGAGGCCATTGAGTGGCTTGCCGAAAAGAAGAGAATAGCCGGCTTTGACATAATGGAAGTAGCCGGCGAAGGGCTGGGGGACCCCACCGCGCTAACCGCCGCGAAGCTGCTTTTCTACTTCATCGGTGCCGTGGCCAAATTCGGCCGCTAG
- a CDS encoding translation initiation factor IF-5A, whose amino-acid sequence MGDKTKVQVSKLKPGRYILIDGEPCRIGNITVSSPGKHGSAKARIEAVGIFDGKVRSIVKPTSAEVEVPIIDKRTAQVIAMTPDTVQIMDMETYELFDVPIETGVADEIKDQLKEGINVEYWETLGRIKIMKLKGE is encoded by the coding sequence ATGGGAGACAAGACCAAGGTTCAGGTCAGCAAGCTCAAGCCGGGAAGGTACATCCTCATCGACGGTGAGCCCTGCAGGATAGGCAACATAACCGTCTCCTCGCCGGGCAAGCACGGCTCCGCCAAGGCCAGAATTGAGGCCGTTGGAATCTTCGACGGCAAGGTCAGGAGCATCGTCAAGCCCACCAGCGCTGAGGTTGAGGTTCCGATCATCGACAAGAGGACTGCTCAGGTTATCGCCATGACCCCGGACACCGTCCAGATCATGGACATGGAGACCTACGAGCTCTTCGACGTCCCGATCGAGACCGGTGTCGCCGACGAGATCAAGGACCAGCTCAAAGAGGGCATAAACGTTGAGTACTGGGAGACCCTCGGCAGGATAAAGATCATGAAGCTCAAGGGCGAGTGA
- a CDS encoding cation:proton antiporter, producing the protein MEGVAWLLATIGIALILAKIGDSIIERFELPGVLGELIMGMLLGNLVYFGFVAPQYLPIVSGQAFTTDVSQISEFLAKLGIIFLLFLGALDTDVEQLKKTGVTATVSTLLGVFVPLILGWYALIAMGYPSREAFAGGVLLTATSIGLTVRVMMDLGVLRSEVGAASLSASVMDDFLGIALVIFAVGSGSLIDLSVKIVAFFIITGVLGWYFIDYYIRFAERLHVEKGILGMTIGMMFLFAALAEGWFAAAIEGAFMMGLILSKLPEGKRLMEDVRAIGYGLLIPFFFVHTGAMLNLTVFENANALILAAVMTTIAVLGKIIGRGFGAWITAWGRGKDFLFTKENFWMSLQMGIGSVPRTEVALVDLMVAIHGGAISPDHAQEFIAATLMFITISVLITPPLLKWAFRREIEEAKATKASKKVERIQETKEKIKELKGSQ; encoded by the coding sequence ATGGAGGGAGTAGCATGGCTTCTGGCGACGATCGGTATTGCCCTCATCCTGGCTAAAATAGGGGACAGCATAATTGAACGTTTTGAGCTCCCCGGCGTTCTCGGCGAGCTGATAATGGGTATGCTCCTCGGAAACCTCGTTTACTTCGGTTTCGTTGCTCCCCAGTACCTGCCCATCGTCAGCGGCCAGGCTTTTACCACAGATGTCTCCCAGATATCCGAGTTCCTGGCAAAGCTGGGAATAATATTCCTTCTCTTTCTCGGTGCCCTCGATACCGACGTAGAGCAGCTGAAGAAAACCGGCGTTACCGCAACCGTATCCACCCTCCTGGGAGTTTTCGTTCCGTTAATCCTCGGCTGGTACGCCCTCATAGCCATGGGCTATCCGAGTAGAGAGGCCTTCGCCGGCGGCGTTCTCCTGACTGCCACGAGCATAGGCCTGACCGTCAGGGTGATGATGGACTTAGGCGTTCTCAGGAGCGAGGTTGGAGCGGCTTCCCTCAGCGCGAGCGTCATGGACGACTTCCTCGGCATAGCCCTGGTTATCTTCGCGGTTGGAAGCGGCAGTTTGATAGACCTGAGCGTTAAAATCGTGGCCTTTTTCATAATAACCGGCGTCCTTGGGTGGTATTTCATAGACTACTACATCAGGTTTGCCGAGAGGCTCCACGTCGAGAAGGGGATCCTTGGAATGACCATTGGAATGATGTTCCTCTTCGCGGCTTTAGCCGAGGGCTGGTTTGCGGCGGCCATTGAAGGTGCCTTTATGATGGGCCTTATCCTCTCCAAGCTCCCTGAGGGAAAGCGCCTCATGGAGGACGTCAGGGCAATAGGCTACGGCCTGCTGATACCGTTCTTCTTCGTGCACACCGGAGCGATGCTCAACCTGACTGTCTTTGAGAACGCCAACGCGCTGATACTGGCCGCTGTTATGACTACCATAGCGGTGCTCGGAAAAATAATTGGCAGGGGCTTTGGAGCCTGGATAACAGCCTGGGGCCGCGGAAAGGACTTTCTCTTCACGAAAGAGAACTTCTGGATGTCGCTCCAGATGGGCATAGGTTCGGTCCCGAGGACTGAGGTTGCACTCGTTGACCTGATGGTGGCCATCCACGGTGGTGCCATAAGCCCAGACCACGCGCAGGAGTTCATAGCGGCGACGCTGATGTTCATTACAATATCAGTCCTGATAACACCGCCTCTCCTTAAGTGGGCCTTCAGGAGGGAAATCGAGGAAGCAAAAGCGACGAAAGCCAGCAAGAAAGTTGAGAGAATCCAGGAAACCAAGGAGAAGATAAAGGAGCTAAAGGGCTCCCAGTGA